The nucleotide window TCTTCATCATATCCGGTTGTTTGCAGAAAGAGCTGGTTTACAAAGTCAATTGTATAACCTTTATTCGGGTTGATAATTGCTATTGCCGCATCAATCTGCCGGGCCATCTGACATAACCAAACGTACATCCCTTCATCACTTACACTTAGATTGTCAAATTCGTTCATAGCCAAAGTCCTTCCTAAGTAGTCCTAACTAACTTAAATTATAACAAAACCAACTAGTAATATCGACACCATTATTTACACATCCTGTTAAGCATTTAAGAATATTAAACCTAAACAAAAAAGATATCCATGAAGGATATCTTTTTAAATCCATTTAAGAACATGAGCCCGGTGTACTATTACGTACTTTCGATCCTGTTTCGCCTTTTAGCAGATCGCCGCCTGTAGAAGCAATGACTTCATCTGTGACATTATTCGCAATGGCGTTGGATACTAATTGCAGCAGTTCATTTACTTCAGTCTGTGATTGTTTAAATTGTTGAACGACTGGTAATTCGTCGATTTCTGTTTCAATTCCTGTAATCTTACCTTCGATCATTTTAAGCGCTTTTTCTTTCCCTAAGTGCTGGAAATTAACGGCCTGCTTTTGCAGTGCTTTCAATGAAGCGATCTTTTCGCGTACGAATTGGTTTTCGTTAATTTGTTCTTCCGCTTTTTTGAAAAATTCCACTTCTTCTGTATTCGCAATCATGTGGGCAATTTCTTTTGCTTTTTCTACAATCTCATCTTTTGTATACAATTTTGTTGTCATCTTACGAACTCCCCCTCTTTTGTCACTTCTTCTACAAACTCACCCATTAAAGAGTATGATTTTGCTTCTAAAATTTTTACATTTACAAGCTTTCCAATATATTTTGGATCTGCTTTAAAGTTAACTAGACGGTTTTTGCGCGTATAGCCAGCTAACACATCATCGCGTCTTTTACTGCTGCC belongs to Solibacillus sp. FSL W7-1436 and includes:
- a CDS encoding RicAFT regulatory complex protein RicA family protein, with the protein product MTTKLYTKDEIVEKAKEIAHMIANTEEVEFFKKAEEQINENQFVREKIASLKALQKQAVNFQHLGKEKALKMIEGKITGIETEIDELPVVQQFKQSQTEVNELLQLVSNAIANNVTDEVIASTGGDLLKGETGSKVRNSTPGSCS